One Solibacillus sp. R5-41 DNA segment encodes these proteins:
- a CDS encoding CAP-associated domain-containing protein, whose protein sequence is MNKSSSMMGIIIPILFSATLMITGTTESKEWDSFSDVPVNKQWTITFNKPIAADSVNQNVYIQDHFANKITIQTTVSENKITITPTSNLQYDTNYKVVVTNNLKTTSGKAMNQGIIIPFKTIAKSDAISAHTAVKSFPTEYDFTWEMPSSNYNQFNLVGIKNGKAVAGYETTVGKFAFGVQVGSSRNAVKAKYGEPLKHIKKNQRNYTQTYIDKYNNETSGTYLIDGQYVTFFYDAHEQNIVRSITWVNAHTEMSKPGFFATPSDELREGFEELMVELINQARVAEGLKPLTYTPGFNGVARKHSESMANNNYFGHVNLVGQRGGARMKNGGVSFSWWGENLAYGQYSSIYAHEALMNSLGHRENILRKEFTHIFVGVEFNSKNQPYFTMNFYSI, encoded by the coding sequence TTGAATAAATCTAGTTCTATGATGGGTATTATCATTCCAATATTATTTAGTGCAACATTAATGATCACGGGTACAACCGAATCAAAGGAGTGGGATTCTTTCTCAGATGTTCCCGTAAATAAACAATGGACGATCACATTTAATAAACCGATTGCAGCTGACTCTGTAAATCAAAATGTTTATATACAAGACCACTTTGCAAATAAAATTACCATTCAAACTACCGTTTCAGAAAATAAAATAACGATTACACCTACCTCAAACTTACAATACGATACAAACTATAAAGTGGTTGTCACAAATAATTTAAAAACAACGTCTGGGAAAGCGATGAACCAAGGGATTATTATTCCATTTAAAACGATTGCGAAAAGTGACGCAATATCTGCTCATACAGCGGTCAAATCGTTCCCTACTGAATATGACTTCACTTGGGAAATGCCCTCTTCAAACTATAATCAATTCAACTTAGTCGGTATTAAAAACGGAAAAGCTGTCGCTGGCTATGAAACAACTGTTGGGAAGTTTGCATTTGGTGTTCAAGTAGGAAGCTCACGTAATGCCGTGAAGGCGAAATACGGCGAACCATTGAAACATATTAAAAAAAATCAAAGAAATTACACGCAAACCTATATTGATAAATACAACAATGAAACAAGTGGTACGTATTTAATAGACGGCCAATATGTAACATTTTTCTATGATGCGCATGAACAAAATATCGTTCGTTCCATCACATGGGTCAATGCCCATACGGAAATGTCGAAACCTGGATTTTTTGCGACACCTTCAGATGAATTACGTGAAGGCTTTGAAGAATTAATGGTGGAACTGATCAATCAAGCCCGTGTGGCAGAGGGGTTAAAGCCACTTACGTATACACCTGGATTCAATGGCGTAGCTCGAAAGCATAGTGAGAGCATGGCCAATAATAATTATTTCGGTCACGTGAACTTAGTTGGTCAGCGTGGCGGTGCTCGCATGAAAAATGGCGGTGTCTCTTTTTCTTGGTGGGGCGAAAATTTAGCATATGGTCAATATAGTTCCATTTACGCACATGAAGCATTAATGAATTCCCTTGGTCATCGTGAAAATATTTTACGCAAAGAATTTACACATATTTTCGTTGGCGTTGAATTTAATAGTAAAAATCAACCTTACTTTACTATGAATTTTTATTCTATTTAA
- a CDS encoding S-layer homology domain-containing protein yields MDSKKTQKLSKASVAAVLAASGVIVAMPQPTHAYAFNDLNPNADYYQPVMDLYKRNIAKGYSDGTYRPNTAITRADAARMLALSINVKTTNPKNPKFKDVQVSHPDYKYIAALAEAGIINGFPDNSYKPNEYITRSQMAKILTLGFKFGVSTKLTNTFKDVPTTNANAYYIQTLVDLNITKGITPISFEPSSTVTRGQMATFIWRAEKADKGKPVYTVGDITGDKVYINGVAYTIAPSLRSIFNASNKRILSGAHIEGSFTSTTLTAVSKLTLNASGTSTSLLALDGDDTTFSGELIINGSYLRLKNINLTGRVEVAETPRKSLAKYLTNPLQNVRIAGINSFGFIDWDKPTDSDEEGFLNPDDNENLTDKPDPSKPPHKQPYNTRMPKIEKYVDFSNSTVRNLFITQNRSFVSAEETIDRITVQQDVAQYELYADANAMYIDTDVNVTVFGVNDIKYVYKNTMKNVFFHTDSYYDYLYVTTGSGFIDIGDHVYIDKAIIPPNKTPNDIFDDYENDDGNIGWIEDENGNPVDRDPVEDTVIPDVTSPKILDLAVTAGGTIANVSLKVDEDGTYYYMVKKTDEKPPSINEIKKGDGKYSGKGSIKKDVPVNFAVNDLETLTEYTIYVIVIDGAENVSNKESKDFKTIDGQPPNLTLTKGDPMYGGKRVQFKIKPTEAGSYYYYVRPKTSAAGPTVDDIIKTHTGTGKATDPGEIIVTEYNYGAKPNLEAIQPNKEYEIFAVMVDSSGNKMRTVSSITIKTEGPDLVNPYVSNTNLEQDTSSNNKEKSYFYLTVSEKLNKESAENVNNYILSGTGIVNVTGQKEIKPSEVVYEEKGNRVRLTIPSITGFVNGDTLRATVLPGVTDLAENPFENIDTVPTGQVPRNYAEYRHNDSLKPEIIIDNVIAGPTKYEVEVTTKKAGTYYYMILPDNYFTGKDIKSRDFVDEFSLDSSVVTGKFQTSGKDDYLYKEGNKPAELGKFKFDVLKPKNLDPFTSYSIYMVLKDRSGQLSDITSKSLISDSKPPLVSDISVESIKDNDKAVKVKLNVDEKAKFHVIPVKKYILDAMGNRVLNTNYFNTDGTLKDINNAMDTSLSDAERKANFMSIGTAKEASSDKAGNIDFDVSGLDAHEEYGIYIGAEDTYGNFTVKQRSSSSSTAIDEPKGDMMKQTFYTDGTKPFITNNQIVYRSPDAASPTFTITFNEAIMRQKDTNVSLIPKSGAFDLTSILEIKDSAGSNITNQFQFVGYTIGADTAKASNLVIKPINTSNANQTFTVTMKDQPGAYDYKDQNGFDLSKIGKYEWPGNVESKIKDAVLTGKNAGTPAIPASKTMRAMMYFDIDLSLNQTYYYAVTNNTKTSVDPQLVMNLVKDPNTSNNDIFAYGSGKLSANSVADKQATLDLTAPPAVGPFTPVFTKGNNFFIFTIDKYGNIVWAKEDSSGLKYRQISNDFNIPF; encoded by the coding sequence ATGGATTCGAAAAAAACGCAGAAGCTATCAAAAGCATCGGTTGCAGCTGTACTTGCAGCAAGCGGTGTTATTGTAGCAATGCCTCAACCAACACATGCTTACGCATTTAATGATTTAAATCCAAATGCAGATTATTACCAGCCAGTCATGGATTTATATAAACGAAATATCGCGAAAGGCTATTCAGATGGAACTTACCGCCCGAATACAGCGATTACACGTGCAGATGCAGCAAGAATGCTCGCACTATCGATTAATGTGAAGACAACCAATCCTAAAAACCCAAAATTCAAGGATGTACAGGTTTCACATCCAGACTATAAATACATCGCCGCTTTAGCCGAAGCGGGTATCATTAATGGTTTCCCAGACAATTCGTATAAGCCGAATGAGTATATTACGCGTAGTCAAATGGCAAAAATTTTGACGCTTGGCTTTAAATTTGGTGTGTCCACTAAGCTAACAAATACCTTTAAAGATGTACCTACAACAAATGCCAATGCATATTATATTCAAACACTAGTAGATTTAAATATAACAAAAGGGATAACGCCAATATCATTTGAGCCGTCTAGTACTGTGACACGTGGTCAAATGGCAACGTTTATTTGGCGCGCAGAAAAGGCCGATAAAGGAAAGCCTGTTTACACGGTGGGTGATATTACAGGAGATAAAGTGTATATAAACGGCGTGGCTTATACGATTGCTCCGTCTTTACGCTCGATTTTTAATGCTTCTAACAAGCGTATTTTAAGTGGTGCACATATCGAAGGTTCATTTACGAGCACAACACTTACTGCCGTTTCGAAGCTCACACTCAATGCAAGTGGTACGTCAACATCTTTACTTGCATTAGATGGAGATGATACAACTTTCAGCGGCGAATTGATTATTAATGGGAGCTACTTGCGCTTAAAAAATATTAATCTTACAGGGCGGGTAGAAGTGGCAGAAACACCGCGTAAATCATTAGCAAAATATCTGACGAATCCATTGCAAAATGTACGAATCGCAGGAATTAATAGCTTTGGTTTTATTGATTGGGACAAGCCGACAGATTCAGACGAGGAAGGCTTCTTAAATCCGGACGATAATGAAAACTTAACGGACAAGCCAGATCCATCAAAGCCACCGCATAAGCAGCCGTATAATACGCGTATGCCTAAAATTGAAAAATACGTAGATTTCTCCAATTCAACGGTGCGCAATTTATTTATTACGCAAAACCGTTCGTTTGTATCGGCAGAGGAAACGATTGACCGAATTACTGTGCAGCAAGATGTCGCGCAATATGAACTGTATGCAGATGCTAATGCAATGTACATCGATACAGATGTCAACGTAACGGTATTCGGTGTGAATGACATTAAGTATGTATATAAAAATACGATGAAAAATGTATTCTTCCATACAGACAGCTATTATGACTATTTATATGTCACGACAGGAAGCGGTTTTATTGATATTGGCGACCATGTTTACATTGACAAAGCCATTATACCGCCTAATAAAACGCCAAACGATATTTTTGATGACTACGAAAATGATGATGGCAATATTGGCTGGATTGAAGATGAAAATGGTAACCCAGTAGACCGCGACCCAGTAGAAGATACGGTTATTCCGGATGTGACATCACCAAAAATTTTGGATTTAGCGGTAACAGCAGGTGGTACGATTGCAAACGTTTCATTAAAAGTAGATGAAGATGGTACGTACTATTATATGGTGAAGAAAACCGATGAAAAGCCGCCTTCTATTAATGAAATCAAAAAGGGCGATGGAAAATATAGCGGTAAAGGTTCGATTAAAAAAGACGTACCCGTTAATTTTGCGGTCAATGATTTAGAAACACTAACGGAATATACGATTTATGTCATCGTCATTGATGGTGCAGAAAACGTTTCAAATAAAGAATCGAAAGACTTTAAAACAATTGACGGACAGCCACCAAATTTAACTTTAACAAAAGGCGATCCAATGTATGGCGGAAAACGTGTTCAGTTTAAAATCAAGCCAACTGAAGCGGGAAGTTACTATTACTACGTTCGCCCAAAAACATCAGCTGCTGGTCCAACGGTAGATGATATTATTAAAACGCATACAGGTACTGGCAAAGCGACGGATCCTGGCGAAATTATTGTGACCGAGTATAACTACGGAGCAAAGCCAAATCTAGAGGCGATTCAGCCGAATAAAGAATACGAAATTTTCGCAGTCATGGTCGATTCGTCGGGCAATAAAATGCGTACTGTATCGAGTATCACAATTAAAACTGAAGGGCCAGATTTAGTAAATCCTTATGTTTCGAATACGAATTTAGAGCAGGACACATCATCAAACAATAAAGAAAAGAGCTACTTCTATTTAACGGTAAGTGAAAAATTAAATAAGGAATCCGCTGAAAATGTGAATAACTATATTTTATCGGGTACGGGTATTGTCAACGTAACGGGACAAAAGGAAATCAAGCCTTCTGAAGTCGTGTATGAAGAGAAAGGCAATCGAGTTCGCCTGACGATTCCTTCGATTACCGGTTTCGTAAATGGTGATACATTGCGCGCAACTGTTTTACCTGGTGTTACGGATTTAGCGGAAAATCCATTTGAAAATATTGATACGGTGCCAACAGGTCAAGTGCCACGTAACTACGCGGAATACCGCCATAATGATTCGTTGAAGCCGGAAATTATAATTGATAATGTAATTGCTGGACCAACAAAATATGAAGTAGAAGTAACGACGAAAAAAGCTGGTACGTACTATTACATGATTTTGCCAGATAACTATTTCACGGGAAAAGATATTAAAAGCCGTGATTTCGTAGATGAATTCTCATTGGATTCATCCGTCGTGACGGGTAAGTTCCAAACATCGGGTAAAGATGATTATTTATATAAAGAAGGTAATAAACCCGCTGAACTGGGCAAGTTTAAGTTCGATGTACTTAAGCCCAAAAACTTAGATCCATTTACAAGCTATTCGATTTATATGGTATTAAAAGACCGTTCAGGCCAATTGTCTGACATTACGAGCAAGTCATTAATTAGTGACTCGAAGCCACCTTTAGTTTCGGATATTTCAGTGGAATCGATTAAAGACAATGATAAAGCGGTAAAAGTAAAATTGAATGTGGATGAGAAAGCAAAGTTCCATGTTATTCCCGTGAAAAAATATATTTTAGATGCAATGGGTAATCGAGTGCTTAACACGAATTACTTTAATACAGATGGCACGCTGAAGGATATTAATAATGCGATGGATACAAGCTTATCAGATGCAGAGCGTAAAGCAAACTTTATGAGTATTGGTACAGCAAAAGAGGCAAGTTCAGATAAGGCTGGAAATATTGATTTCGACGTATCTGGACTAGATGCACATGAAGAGTACGGTATTTATATTGGGGCAGAGGACACATATGGTAACTTCACTGTCAAACAGCGTAGCAGTTCTTCATCTACTGCAATTGATGAACCAAAAGGCGATATGATGAAACAAACATTCTATACGGATGGCACGAAGCCGTTTATTACGAATAATCAAATTGTTTATAGAAGTCCAGATGCAGCAAGTCCGACGTTTACAATTACATTTAATGAAGCGATTATGCGTCAAAAGGATACGAATGTGTCATTAATACCAAAATCAGGTGCATTTGATCTTACTTCAATCTTGGAAATTAAAGATTCAGCAGGCAGTAATATTACAAACCAATTCCAATTTGTCGGATATACAATTGGAGCAGATACAGCGAAAGCCTCAAATTTAGTCATTAAGCCAATCAATACATCTAATGCGAACCAAACATTCACAGTGACGATGAAAGATCAGCCTGGTGCATATGACTATAAAGATCAAAACGGATTTGATTTATCGAAGATAGGGAAGTATGAGTGGCCAGGCAATGTGGAGAGTAAGATTAAAGATGCCGTTCTTACAGGAAAAAATGCAGGGACTCCTGCAATACCTGCTTCGAAAACGATGCGTGCTATGATGTATTTTGATATCGATTTATCATTAAATCAAACGTATTACTATGCGGTTACAAATAATACAAAAACATCAGTTGACCCACAACTTGTGATGAATTTAGTAAAAGATCCAAATACATCAAATAATGATATTTTTGCATATGGTTCAGGAAAACTTTCAGCAAATAGTGTAGCAGATAAACAAGCTACACTTGATTTAACCGCACCACCTGCAGTTGGACCCTTTACACCAGTATTCACAAAAGGAAATAACTTCTTTATCTTTACTATTGATAAATACGGTAACATTGTTTGGGCGAAAGAAGACAGTAGCGGACTTAAATACCGTCAGATTAGTAACGACTTTAATATACCGTTTTAA
- a CDS encoding class II histone deacetylase, translating to MKKTGFICDESYFWHDTGNGALFMQPGGYIESDVHSENPATKRRFKNLLEVSGLMEKLEQVKPRPASVEEIKFFHGESYINKVKELSAIGFGDAGDLALVGKGSYEIALLSAGGAITAVEAVVSGQVDNAYALTRPPGHHAEADLGMGFCLFNNVAIAAKYARNVLGLERVMVLDWDVHHGNGTESAFYDDPNVLFVSLHQERLFPPGRGNAEDIGTGEALGRTVNIPLPAGTGNAGYLHALQEVVGPIADQFKPELIIISAGQDAGMFDPLARMMVNAEGFRQMTRFMLDLANKHCEGKLVACHEGGYSAAYVPFCSLAIVEEMSGQRTDVNDPFAEAFSGLPIEELFDIQKDYVAKVKEVQSAHWNLAVKA from the coding sequence ATGAAGAAAACAGGATTTATTTGTGATGAGAGTTATTTCTGGCATGATACAGGAAATGGTGCGTTATTTATGCAACCTGGAGGATATATCGAAAGCGATGTTCACTCAGAAAATCCTGCTACAAAACGACGCTTTAAAAATCTACTTGAAGTTAGTGGATTAATGGAAAAGTTAGAACAAGTAAAGCCTCGCCCTGCATCTGTTGAAGAGATTAAATTCTTCCATGGTGAATCGTATATAAATAAAGTAAAAGAATTAAGTGCGATTGGATTTGGAGATGCAGGTGATTTAGCGCTTGTAGGTAAAGGATCTTATGAAATCGCATTGTTATCTGCTGGTGGAGCAATTACAGCAGTTGAAGCAGTTGTTAGCGGTCAAGTTGATAACGCTTATGCTTTAACGCGTCCTCCAGGTCACCACGCAGAAGCCGATTTAGGTATGGGATTCTGCTTATTCAATAATGTTGCTATTGCAGCAAAATATGCTCGTAATGTACTTGGTCTTGAAAGAGTAATGGTTCTCGATTGGGATGTGCATCACGGTAATGGTACAGAATCAGCTTTCTATGATGATCCAAATGTATTGTTTGTTTCCCTACATCAAGAGCGATTGTTCCCACCAGGACGTGGAAACGCAGAAGATATCGGTACAGGTGAAGCTCTTGGTCGCACTGTAAACATTCCACTCCCTGCTGGAACAGGTAATGCTGGATACTTACATGCATTACAAGAAGTGGTAGGACCTATCGCTGATCAATTTAAACCAGAGTTAATTATTATTTCAGCAGGTCAAGATGCTGGCATGTTCGACCCTCTTGCACGAATGATGGTGAATGCAGAAGGTTTCCGCCAAATGACACGCTTTATGCTTGATTTAGCTAATAAACATTGCGAAGGTAAACTCGTTGCTTGTCACGAAGGTGGATACAGTGCAGCATACGTACCATTCTGTTCTTTAGCGATTGTTGAAGAAATGAGTGGTCAACGAACAGATGTTAATGATCCATTTGCTGAAGCATTTAGTGGCCTTCCAATCGAAGAATTATTTGATATTCAAAAAGATTATGTAGCCAAAGTAAAAGAAGTACAATCAGCACATTGGAACCTTGCTGTTAAGGCTTAA
- a CDS encoding LuxR C-terminal-related transcriptional regulator, translating into MNSQVLTSKDYEKIIHFSSQIAYPVEDTRLHIQHKLADIFGYDQTVFWYADNSGNLNDPINYNLSDRALSEYLTDYHDYDLLHPTKNVNLFREEKAIRLVDLVTPNQYKNSPFYQSFLKGYGYHDEMVVALIHQDAFIGAIGMAQKKELYKFTAKDCNILKLVSDVIASVFSHQLKNNSEYNLLSNREIDVVNLVKKGLTNQVIAAKLHISVNTVKKHLQNIYEKYSVQNRTQLVQKL; encoded by the coding sequence ATGAATAGTCAAGTTTTGACTTCTAAAGATTACGAGAAAATTATACACTTTTCATCTCAAATTGCTTATCCAGTAGAAGATACTCGTTTACACATTCAACATAAATTAGCGGATATTTTTGGTTATGATCAAACAGTATTTTGGTATGCAGATAATAGTGGAAATTTGAATGATCCAATTAATTATAATTTAAGCGATCGAGCACTCTCAGAGTATCTTACTGACTATCATGATTACGATTTATTACACCCTACAAAAAATGTTAATTTGTTTCGTGAGGAAAAAGCTATTCGATTAGTTGACCTTGTAACGCCTAATCAATATAAAAATTCACCTTTTTATCAATCGTTTTTAAAAGGGTATGGTTACCATGACGAAATGGTTGTAGCACTTATTCATCAAGATGCATTTATTGGAGCAATAGGAATGGCTCAAAAAAAAGAATTATATAAATTTACAGCAAAAGATTGTAACATACTAAAACTAGTATCAGATGTAATAGCATCTGTATTTTCACATCAATTAAAAAATAATAGCGAATACAACTTATTATCAAATAGAGAAATAGATGTTGTGAACCTTGTTAAAAAAGGGTTAACCAATCAAGTCATCGCAGCGAAACTGCATATTTCAGTTAACACTGTAAAAAAACATTTACAAAATATTTATGAAAAATACAGCGTGCAAAATCGAACGCAATTGGTTCAGAAATTATAA
- a CDS encoding FIVAR domain-containing protein, protein MKGFLVSAVSSAQAVVNNYYGTQEQIVSALNNLEIAISTYKNAQKYGLSGYTGDKSTLTNLINSVQYVTVSWNNGSDLSSNTAWTTQADQDALISAVSSAQTVLNNYSASQYDVTNAINNLNNAISTYKNAQKYGPYGNGYYGDKSWLSSLLGSVNTVNISYTGNGQDVYYNEKWTTLDAYNNFMLVVDSARSVSNSSYASQDQINAAVSDLQNAINIYSYSQSYGSRSY, encoded by the coding sequence TTGAAGGGCTTCTTAGTTTCTGCGGTTTCATCTGCTCAAGCTGTCGTGAATAATTACTATGGTACACAGGAACAGATCGTTTCTGCACTCAATAATTTAGAAATTGCTATTTCAACTTATAAGAACGCGCAAAAATATGGTTTGTCTGGATATACTGGTGATAAATCTACACTAACGAATCTCATCAATTCTGTTCAATATGTAACAGTTTCTTGGAATAATGGTAGTGACTTGTCATCAAACACGGCTTGGACAACTCAAGCTGATCAAGATGCGTTAATTTCTGCGGTTTCATCTGCTCAAACTGTCTTGAATAATTACTCTGCATCACAATATGATGTAACAAATGCTATTAACAATTTAAACAATGCGATTTCGACGTATAAAAATGCTCAGAAATATGGTCCTTATGGGAATGGATATTATGGGGATAAATCGTGGTTATCATCATTATTAGGTTCTGTAAATACTGTTAATATTTCTTATACTGGAAATGGTCAGGACGTTTATTATAACGAAAAGTGGACTACACTAGATGCATATAATAACTTCATGTTAGTCGTAGATTCGGCTCGAAGTGTTTCGAATTCTTCATACGCTTCACAGGATCAAATTAATGCGGCTGTAAGTGATCTACAAAATGCCATTAACATTTATAGTTACTCTCAAAGCTATGGCTCTCGATCATATTAA
- a CDS encoding phospholipase A2 family protein, translating to MVSKSKKAGFCYPGYRYCGPGCSGPGKPTNAVDACCKLHDECYSRYGRTKHCDELFQKCLLPKMNSHSRMGRNAKLFYNVFKIRNTFL from the coding sequence ATGGTGAGTAAAAGTAAAAAAGCGGGTTTTTGTTATCCTGGGTATAGATACTGTGGGCCGGGCTGTTCAGGTCCTGGAAAACCAACGAATGCAGTCGATGCATGTTGTAAGTTACATGACGAATGTTATTCAAGATATGGGAGAACAAAGCATTGTGATGAATTGTTTCAAAAGTGTTTGTTACCAAAAATGAACTCTCACAGTAGAATGGGAAGGAACGCCAAATTGTTCTATAATGTCTTCAAAATACGGAATACTTTTTTGTAA
- a CDS encoding sorbosone dehydrogenase family protein, whose protein sequence is MLKLMASFGVTLLLLAGCSEKEQQNVMEEVGQAKVVNEAEVIAQNLNAPWAIEKIENTFFITERTGAIVKIQDDKMARQKVQLKQHLSTAPEAGLLGFVLAPDFANSNQAFAYYTYEKGSKQFNRIVLLQLENDVWYEEKVLVDEIPSGTYHHGGRLKIGPDSKLYATAGDASNPKHAQDKASLAGKILRLNLDGSIPDDNPFNHSYVFSYGHRNPQGLTWKADGKMYATEHGQSANDEVNEIQAGKNYGWPIIEGSEQQQGLVTPLFTSGASTTWAPSGMASDNGELYVAALRGTAILAFHLQTNEVREIINNVGRIRDVWIEGDTLYWITNNTDGRGQASKADDRLFKLEL, encoded by the coding sequence ATGCTAAAATTGATGGCAAGCTTTGGCGTGACGTTGTTATTGCTAGCTGGCTGCTCAGAAAAAGAACAACAAAATGTGATGGAAGAAGTGGGGCAAGCAAAGGTAGTTAATGAAGCGGAAGTAATCGCACAAAATTTAAATGCACCATGGGCTATTGAAAAAATAGAAAATACTTTTTTCATAACGGAACGTACCGGGGCAATTGTAAAAATTCAAGATGATAAAATGGCGCGCCAAAAAGTGCAACTTAAACAGCACTTATCAACAGCACCAGAGGCAGGGCTACTTGGCTTTGTCTTAGCACCGGATTTTGCAAATTCAAATCAAGCATTCGCCTATTATACGTATGAAAAAGGGAGCAAACAATTTAACCGTATTGTTTTGCTACAGCTTGAAAATGATGTGTGGTATGAGGAAAAAGTGCTTGTAGATGAAATTCCAAGTGGAACGTATCATCATGGAGGGCGTTTGAAAATTGGACCAGATAGCAAGCTCTATGCAACAGCAGGTGATGCATCAAACCCAAAACATGCACAAGATAAAGCCTCACTTGCTGGAAAAATATTACGTCTAAATTTAGATGGCTCAATTCCTGACGATAATCCATTCAATCATTCCTATGTGTTTAGCTATGGACACCGCAATCCTCAAGGGCTCACATGGAAGGCAGATGGGAAAATGTATGCAACGGAGCATGGGCAAAGTGCGAATGATGAAGTAAATGAAATCCAAGCGGGTAAAAACTATGGCTGGCCAATTATCGAAGGAAGCGAACAGCAACAAGGGCTTGTTACACCTCTCTTCACGTCCGGTGCAAGCACGACTTGGGCTCCGTCTGGCATGGCAAGTGACAATGGGGAATTGTATGTAGCGGCACTAAGAGGGACGGCCATTTTAGCATTTCATTTACAAACAAATGAAGTGCGCGAAATCATCAATAATGTTGGGCGGATTCGCGATGTTTGGATAGAGGGAGACACGTTGTATTGGATAACTAATAATACAGATGGCAGAGGTCAAGCAAGTAAGGCGGATGACCGTCTATTCAAATTAGAGCTATAA
- a CDS encoding threonine/serine dehydratase, translating into MITLKDIQDAKQRIQSVVYETPIFQSEQLSNLCGNQLFFKAEHLQKTGSFKIRGASNMVIHAVENGAQHVTTASSGNHGQAVSYVANKYGVPSTIVVPENASQCKINAILGYNGQVEKCGTTSGERLPRAQQIADEQNGIYIPPYDDPLIMAGQGTVGLEILQQLHDIDAIVVPIGGGGLISGILTAVKETNPAIQIIGVEPELANDTYLSLQNKKITAIPATYTIADGLRTNQPGDLTFPVLTKYLDDLVLVSEDEIRMAFSLVLERTKQLIEPSSATTVAAALFNKLNMQGKNIVTLISGGNVDIEHVQQLIVDTAKANTVNM; encoded by the coding sequence ATGATTACATTAAAAGATATTCAAGATGCAAAACAGCGTATACAAAGCGTTGTCTATGAAACGCCAATTTTTCAATCGGAGCAACTTTCGAATTTATGTGGAAATCAGTTATTTTTTAAGGCGGAGCACCTACAAAAGACTGGCTCATTTAAAATACGAGGGGCAAGTAATATGGTCATCCATGCAGTGGAAAACGGCGCACAGCACGTTACAACGGCATCATCTGGCAATCACGGGCAAGCGGTTAGCTACGTTGCTAATAAATACGGCGTTCCTTCAACCATTGTTGTGCCTGAAAACGCGAGCCAGTGTAAAATTAACGCCATCCTCGGTTACAATGGGCAGGTTGAAAAGTGTGGAACTACATCTGGTGAACGTCTACCAAGGGCACAGCAAATTGCCGATGAACAAAACGGCATCTATATTCCCCCTTATGACGATCCACTTATTATGGCTGGACAAGGAACGGTAGGACTTGAAATTTTACAGCAGCTTCATGACATTGATGCCATTGTTGTACCAATTGGAGGTGGCGGCTTAATTTCAGGTATTTTAACCGCTGTAAAAGAAACAAATCCCGCCATTCAAATAATTGGGGTCGAGCCTGAGCTTGCGAATGATACATATTTATCATTACAAAACAAAAAAATTACTGCAATTCCTGCAACATATACGATTGCAGATGGCTTACGAACAAACCAGCCCGGTGATTTAACATTTCCTGTGTTAACAAAATATTTAGATGATTTAGTGCTCGTAAGTGAGGACGAAATTCGCATGGCCTTTAGTCTTGTGCTCGAACGTACAAAGCAACTAATCGAGCCTTCAAGTGCTACAACTGTCGCAGCCGCGCTTTTTAATAAGCTCAATATGCAAGGGAAAAACATCGTTACACTTATTTCTGGGGGCAATGTAGATATCGAACATGTGCAACAATTGATTGTGGATACAGCAAAAGCAAACACCGTGAACATGTAG